TTAAGGAAAACTTTTTGTGTTGGTCTGCTTGATACAATGCTTCTGTAAAACTTTCTTTGTAAGTCGTGGTAAACTTGTAAAAACTTTTCAGAATTTACGTTATTCAGGGCAAAAAGGGTGTTATTTCCTATTTTCCCGTCTGTAGCTAACACTTGTCTACCCTCTATTAAATTAATCGCCTGTTGTGCCTTTTTTGCTCCCCAGTTGCCAGAATTTACAATCCAGTCGCATATAGATAAGGATATTTTGTCGTTTACCACTTCATTTAACCGATTTCCTAAAAAGTATTTCTTTCTATAGATATCTTCAGCTATGGATATCGGCATATCTCTCATATGTCCCTTATAGCCGTATCTCCGAGCTTCAACTTCTATTATTCCATATTTTGTTTTCCCCCCGCTGTCATATTTATCGTTACTGTATCCACCCTCTACTTTAAGTAGATACTCAAATATTTTTTTAAATCTTTGTTCCATTACTCTTTCACCTCCTTTTCCAATGTTTTTATTTCTTTACTTAATTTAGTTATTTCCTTTTTCAACAAATCCATTTCTGCATTTATTTCTATAATTCTTTCTTCTGTTTCAGAAGTGTCAAACCCGAGCTCTTCAAATTCTGTTTTTTCCTTTTGTTTTTCTTCCAACTCATGTTTATATCTTAAATATTCTTGTTGTTTTTTATAACGTTCATCTTTTAAATATTGTAATTTTAAAACTTTATCTTCTTCCCATATAGTATTTTTCCATACGCTGTATGGATTAGGTTTTGGCACCGTTATAATGATTTTGCTACTCTCATCTAAGTATTGCCCTTCTTTTAATGTTATTTTTCCTGCTTTTGCTTTTTCATATTCTGTCATTTCTCTCAATTCTCCATTTTTATCAATAATTGGATTAATTAATAAAGTTTCAGAATATGCCATAGTTTCACTATTCCAATCGGGATAAAATTTTTCGGGACTTTCCTTAAATTCATTTACTGTTGTAATAACGGGTTGTGCTATTAACTCTAAATCATCCTTTTTATAAATATACATTACATTCATATTTTTACCTCCTAATTTTTATTAAATTCTTGCTACGGTTACTCCTTGTCCTGTCATTTGCAAGTTTCCGACATGACCATTTCTTATACTAGGATAAATACTTAAACTTCTTTCTGTGGCATTAAAGTAACATTCTGCAACTTCTCCGCCTGATCCGCCCGTTCCATTTGCGGCAGAAAAATTTAAAGTAACTGCATTTTTGCAAAACCAATCTGGGATATTTACAAATTTAGTTTCGTATTCATTTTTTACGCCAAGATTGGAAAAACTAATTATTCTTAAACTCCCAACAGAAATAAGATTAAAAATTTGTTGTGTTAATCCATTTGCACTATTTAACCTTACTTCCTCTTGCCTAAAACTATATAGGTTTTCTAATTTATCCGAAATTGGTTTGTTAGAAATAGGTTTAAATTTAGCAACATCTACATAAGTTAAATTATTATTACTCACGCATTCAAAATAATGTTTTGTACCGGTATCATAATAGAATTTTCCTACTGTTTTTGTTCCTATATCTTGAATATTTCCTCCAAATTCCAGTCCAATTATTTCTGCCAGTCTTTTTCCCTCTAAAACTGTATCTGATTCTGTTCCATATTCAGTAATATTTATTATTACAAATTGATTTCCGTTGTATGTTAATTCATATGACTTGTTAGGTTTAAAGTCTCCAGCCTCTATCTGCTTTAAAGTTCCGTTGTATTCTTTTAGCAACGTGTAATCAACATTATTTAGTCTTAATTTTGTTGTTGTATTTGTGTTTTTAGTATCAACATTTATTCTTAATTTTAAGTCATTATTTACTCCAAATTCTGTTAACCCCTCCAAATTGCAGACATAATAATCTATATTCAGATTTGTTGTTTTATTAGCCTGTAACGTATGCACGTTTCCAAGCTGCAATCCGTTATATATTTCTTCAGTCTCAGGAGTTCCGTTTTCTCTTATAGTTCCAAAAGCTGGAATTATATTTTTAATCTTAGTATCTCCTCTATTTGTATCTTCCACTTTATAATGAGATGGAAATTCAACTTGTTGTGCTTTAAATTTAGTTAATTTAGCCATATTACCTCCTTATTTTAAATTAATCATATTATCTTTTCCTAAATCAAATTGACCTAGCTTATTTCTCCCAAATCTTCCAAATGCTGAATAAGAAAAATTACAAACAGGATTTCTCTTAACTTCATTTTTAATTACATTTTGACCTAATGTTTTTCTTCCAAATCTCATTCCAACTATGTAATTATCCAAACATTTTAAAGTATTTACTTTAACTCCACCGCCAACAATACTATTTAAGTCAAGTTCATCAATCAAAGAATAATCATAATCTCTGTCGCTTACAAATTTGACATCGTAAAGTGCATGTTCGTTATTAGTATTCAACTCTATGACTGGAGTTAATCCTGTGAACATTTCTCCGATATTGCTTATTGTTTCTAAATTCGGAATTAACTTATATTTCCTCATAGCCAGTTTGATTCTGTTTCTGTATCTGTCATCAGTTTGTCCGTTTCTGCTGACGTTAAATTTAATGCCTAAGTCGTCCAAAAACTCTCCTGTCGCATAATCTATTAAATGCTGTTTCTCCAGCAAATTATAAATGTTATCAATTTCATCAAAAAGTTTTGCTACAGCTTTATAAAATGCCTGTACATTTTCGTTTTTTTTAAGCCACCAGGGGCATTTAGACAGTAAATAATCATAATTATTCTGCATACTTCGCCACCTCGTTAAAACCTAATTTCAATACTTTGACAAAATTGTTTCCTGATGTTTCTTTCAGCTTAAAAGAAACATCTATATTTAAAAGCTTTTCTGCAGAGTATACTGTTCTTATAAATTCACTTTCACATTTATAACTTGTAATATATTCTCCTACTTTCACAGATTTAAT
The sequence above is drawn from the Leptotrichia sp. OH3620_COT-345 genome and encodes:
- a CDS encoding glycoside hydrolase family 108 protein, translated to MEQRFKKIFEYLLKVEGGYSNDKYDSGGKTKYGIIEVEARRYGYKGHMRDMPISIAEDIYRKKYFLGNRLNEVVNDKISLSICDWIVNSGNWGAKKAQQAINLIEGRQVLATDGKIGNNTLFALNNVNSEKFLQVYHDLQRKFYRSIVSSRPTQKVFLKGWLNRVDRKEKFIKNNF